From Micromonospora echinospora, one genomic window encodes:
- a CDS encoding ABC transporter permease, which translates to MSATLAKRQERSWKDSALSLVKRQETGLFGVIVVLALAVSLANENFLRKDNLYNVLQTVVVVGIIAVGQTFVLIAKEIDLSVGSVLALSAVTAGSVYGSGANPWVAAAVGIGVGALCGFAVGSVVVLGRVSSFIVTLGMLSIARGLTQLITGGLPQTMPSELSFIGQGRVFGGIPVSVIIFLVLVLLGQLLLTRTVFGLRVTAIGDNDAAARTGGIPVAWTRVLTFVLIGTLAGVAGIVFSTQVGVAEAQAGLGYELDVIAAAVIGGASLSGGRGSIIGAFLGACLLGLLRNAFILLALSPFLQQLSIGLVIVLAAIFDQWRQGNLHHLHPRRLRQQLIRRKA; encoded by the coding sequence ATGAGTGCCACTCTCGCCAAGCGGCAGGAGCGCTCCTGGAAGGACAGCGCCCTGTCGCTCGTCAAGCGCCAGGAAACCGGACTGTTCGGCGTCATCGTCGTGCTGGCCCTGGCGGTCAGCCTCGCCAACGAGAACTTCCTGCGCAAGGACAACCTCTACAACGTCCTCCAGACGGTGGTCGTGGTCGGCATCATCGCCGTCGGGCAGACGTTCGTCCTGATCGCCAAGGAGATCGACCTGTCGGTCGGTTCGGTCCTGGCGCTGTCGGCGGTCACCGCCGGCTCGGTGTACGGCAGCGGGGCCAACCCCTGGGTGGCCGCGGCCGTCGGCATCGGTGTCGGCGCGCTCTGCGGCTTCGCCGTCGGGTCCGTGGTCGTGCTCGGCCGGGTCAGCTCGTTCATCGTCACCCTGGGCATGCTCTCCATCGCGCGGGGCCTGACCCAGCTCATCACCGGCGGCCTGCCGCAGACCATGCCGAGCGAGCTGTCCTTCATCGGTCAGGGCCGGGTCTTCGGCGGCATCCCGGTCAGCGTCATCATCTTCCTGGTGCTGGTGCTGCTCGGTCAGCTCCTGCTCACCCGGACCGTCTTCGGCCTGCGGGTGACCGCCATCGGTGACAACGACGCCGCCGCCCGCACCGGTGGTATCCCGGTCGCCTGGACCCGGGTGCTCACCTTCGTCCTGATCGGCACCCTCGCCGGCGTCGCCGGGATCGTCTTCTCCACCCAGGTCGGCGTGGCCGAGGCCCAGGCGGGCCTGGGCTACGAACTGGACGTCATCGCGGCGGCCGTCATCGGCGGCGCCAGCCTCTCCGGCGGCCGGGGCTCGATCATCGGCGCCTTCCTCGGCGCCTGCCTGCTGGGCCTGCTCCGCAACGCGTTCATCCTGCTGGCGCTCTCGCCGTTCCTCCAGCAGCTCAGCATCGGTCTGGTCATCGTCCTGGCGGCGATCTTCGACCAGTGGCGTCAGGGCAACCTGCACCACCTGCACCCGCGCCGACTCCGTCAGCAGCTCATCCGCCGGAAGGCGTGA
- a CDS encoding sugar ABC transporter ATP-binding protein, which yields MEPTPHADGVRSAALAAVGLTKSFGAVRALRDVSLEFPAGQVTGLLGENGAGKSTLIRLCSGQMQPDTGRLVLDGREVAFGNPLEAIAAGVVVVNQEPLLISELTIADNLFLYDLGERPGYAVARRGANVQRARELLDRLGMTNYLPDPSTLCRDLSAASRQMVDIVRALSRQPRVLFLDEPNSSLTHEESERLFAVMSRLRDEGVAVVLVSHRLAEVYSIVDNVIVLRDGTFVAAGPPDEIHQQRAVALMAGERKRAVVAEVVADRADTIAGAEVALELEGLTGDGFTDVSFTVRRGEIVGMSGLVGAGRTEIAEAVIGLRAPTRGGIRVAGRPVRISDPGRAQRLGLAYVAEERRTEVFHAQSVGYNLTVRVLSSLGRLGWVSPRRTNAKARELTERFGVKAASSEAPITSLSGGNQQKVLLARALAARPKVLILDEPTRGVDVGTKAEIYATLRALAHEEGLAVWFISSELEEVVELADRVVVVRNGRVTLDAPNNAGPQPIVAAAMGATEGTT from the coding sequence ATGGAACCGACACCCCATGCGGACGGTGTCAGGTCGGCGGCCCTCGCGGCCGTCGGCCTGACCAAGTCCTTCGGCGCCGTCCGGGCGCTCCGCGACGTGTCGCTGGAGTTCCCGGCCGGCCAGGTCACCGGCCTGCTCGGCGAGAACGGCGCCGGCAAGTCCACCCTCATCCGCCTCTGCTCCGGCCAGATGCAGCCGGACACCGGCCGGCTCGTCCTCGACGGCCGGGAGGTCGCCTTCGGCAACCCGCTGGAGGCGATCGCCGCCGGGGTCGTCGTGGTCAACCAGGAACCGCTGCTGATCAGCGAGCTGACCATCGCCGACAACCTGTTCCTCTACGACCTCGGGGAGCGCCCCGGGTACGCGGTCGCCCGCCGTGGCGCGAACGTCCAGCGGGCCCGCGAGCTGCTCGACCGGCTCGGGATGACCAACTACCTGCCCGACCCGTCGACGCTCTGCCGCGACCTGTCGGCGGCGTCCCGGCAGATGGTCGACATCGTCCGGGCGCTCTCCCGCCAGCCCAGGGTGCTCTTCCTCGACGAGCCCAACTCCAGCCTCACCCACGAGGAGTCCGAGCGGCTCTTCGCGGTGATGTCCCGGCTGCGCGACGAAGGTGTCGCGGTGGTCCTGGTCAGCCACCGGCTGGCCGAGGTCTACTCGATCGTCGACAACGTGATCGTGCTGCGCGACGGCACCTTCGTCGCCGCCGGGCCGCCCGACGAGATCCACCAGCAGCGCGCCGTCGCCCTGATGGCCGGCGAACGCAAGCGGGCGGTCGTGGCGGAGGTCGTCGCCGACCGGGCCGACACGATCGCCGGGGCCGAGGTGGCGCTGGAACTGGAGGGCCTGACCGGTGACGGTTTCACCGACGTCAGCTTCACCGTGCGCCGGGGCGAGATCGTCGGCATGTCCGGGCTGGTCGGGGCGGGCCGTACCGAGATCGCCGAGGCGGTCATCGGGCTGCGCGCGCCGACCCGGGGCGGCATCCGCGTCGCCGGCCGACCGGTACGGATCTCCGACCCCGGCCGCGCCCAGCGACTCGGCCTCGCCTACGTCGCCGAGGAGCGCCGCACCGAGGTCTTCCACGCCCAGAGCGTCGGCTACAACCTGACCGTCCGCGTGCTGTCCAGCCTCGGCCGGCTCGGCTGGGTCTCCCCCCGCCGGACCAACGCGAAGGCGCGGGAGCTGACCGAACGCTTCGGCGTGAAGGCCGCCAGCAGCGAGGCGCCCATCACCTCGCTCTCCGGCGGCAACCAGCAGAAGGTGCTGCTCGCGCGGGCCCTCGCGGCCCGGCCGAAGGTGCTGATCCTGGACGAGCCGACGCGGGGCGTCGACGTCGGCACCAAGGCGGAGATCTACGCGACGCTGCGCGCCCTCGCCCACGAGGAGGGCCTGGCGGTCTGGTTCATCTCGTCCGAACTCGAAGAGGTCGTCGAGCTGGCCGACCGCGTGGTGGTCGTTCGCAACGGACGCGTCACCCTCGATGCCCCGAACAACGCCGGACCCCAGCCCATCGTCGCCGCGGCCATGGGCGCGACCGAAGGAACGACATGA
- a CDS encoding sugar ABC transporter substrate-binding protein, with protein sequence MSHRTRGKALARSVAALLTVTLAVAACGGGDEAGNGEPADPIAGRPTPTDQAPDSEVKIAMIGFANNPYWVSVKSGADYANRVLGDKKGKVDWIVAGDNIDVQTVSSAIRAADAQGYKGVGFFIAGEGNCADIKTLSAKGIKMGAYNTLFDCVGTSGGTINYAQEQYKAGQTAAQEMIKAAGDKAGKVGIIVSQFTAPGSEQRRQGFVDGLKGSKLTPVNQGVEAKDSASNTFSAAQNFLQSSPDLVGIYATAGGPFGAAQAVAAANKQDTVKVIGFDITTENIEAIKNGSMYGVIGQDAFGQGYNTAIELFNAAVTGDQPAEVKQEAVAPFVTKDNLAEHDPSTLPLGTPGAS encoded by the coding sequence ATGTCCCACCGGACACGCGGCAAGGCGCTCGCCCGTAGCGTCGCCGCACTGCTGACCGTCACCCTGGCCGTAGCGGCGTGCGGTGGCGGGGACGAGGCGGGCAACGGCGAGCCGGCCGACCCGATCGCCGGGCGTCCCACGCCCACCGACCAGGCCCCGGACTCCGAGGTCAAGATCGCGATGATCGGCTTCGCCAACAACCCCTACTGGGTCTCGGTGAAGTCCGGCGCCGACTACGCCAACCGGGTGCTGGGCGACAAGAAGGGCAAGGTCGACTGGATCGTCGCGGGCGACAACATCGACGTCCAGACGGTCTCCAGCGCGATCCGCGCCGCCGACGCCCAGGGCTACAAGGGCGTCGGGTTCTTCATCGCCGGCGAGGGCAACTGCGCCGACATCAAGACCCTCTCCGCCAAGGGCATCAAGATGGGCGCCTACAACACGCTCTTCGACTGCGTGGGGACCTCGGGCGGCACCATCAACTACGCCCAGGAGCAGTACAAGGCCGGCCAGACCGCGGCCCAGGAGATGATCAAGGCCGCCGGTGACAAGGCCGGCAAGGTCGGCATCATCGTCAGCCAGTTCACCGCGCCCGGCTCCGAGCAGCGCCGGCAGGGCTTCGTCGACGGACTCAAGGGCTCGAAGCTGACCCCGGTCAACCAGGGCGTCGAGGCCAAGGACTCCGCGTCGAACACCTTCTCGGCCGCGCAGAACTTCCTCCAGTCCAGCCCCGACCTCGTCGGCATCTACGCCACCGCCGGTGGCCCGTTCGGCGCGGCCCAGGCCGTGGCCGCGGCCAACAAGCAGGACACCGTGAAGGTGATCGGCTTCGACATCACCACCGAGAACATCGAGGCCATCAAGAACGGCTCGATGTACGGCGTGATCGGCCAGGACGCCTTCGGCCAGGGCTACAACACCGCGATCGAGCTGTTCAACGCGGCGGTCACCGGTGACCAGCCGGCCGAGGTGAAGCAGGAGGCGGTCGCCCCCTTCGTCACCAAGGACAACCTCGCCGAGCACGACCCCTCGACCCTGCCGCTCGGCACCCCGGGCGCGTCCTGA
- a CDS encoding glucose-6-phosphate isomerase family protein has translation MTTPQQGPALVVTPEGMTGRTGRYEKKLADLTGLFTDTEAFDARLATESDRVIYHVDEFRPSGDAGDLITGISTLSPGRVGTEFHMTRGHIHAQQDRTEIYHCLSGHGLMLMETLDGATVVTEMRPGVVAYVPPAHIHRSVNLGDTDLVTLFCYPADAGQDYDIIARSGGMRHRVVADGDGWRLEENGSYVPR, from the coding sequence GTGACCACACCGCAGCAGGGACCGGCCCTGGTCGTCACGCCGGAGGGGATGACCGGACGCACCGGTCGCTACGAGAAGAAGCTGGCCGACCTCACCGGGCTGTTCACCGACACCGAGGCGTTCGACGCGCGCCTCGCGACCGAGTCCGACCGGGTGATCTACCACGTCGACGAGTTCCGTCCCTCGGGTGACGCGGGTGACCTGATCACCGGAATCTCCACCCTGTCGCCCGGCCGGGTCGGTACGGAGTTCCACATGACCCGGGGCCACATCCACGCCCAGCAGGACCGCACCGAGATCTACCACTGCCTGTCCGGCCACGGACTAATGCTGATGGAGACCCTCGACGGCGCGACCGTGGTGACCGAGATGCGGCCGGGCGTCGTCGCGTACGTGCCGCCGGCGCACATCCACCGCAGCGTCAACCTGGGCGACACCGACCTGGTCACCCTCTTCTGCTACCCGGCCGACGCCGGCCAGGACTACGACATCATCGCCCGCTCCGGCGGCATGCGGCACCGGGTCGTCGCCGACGGCGACGGCTGGCGTCTGGAGGAGAACGGCTCCTATGTCCCCCGTTGA
- the deoC gene encoding deoxyribose-phosphate aldolase, producing the protein MSPVEPTGHALARMIDISAVQAQHGRADVEALARHALAGDFVAAHVLPSWVPVLRPLLDGSHTNAGSPVGFPSGGSATPVKVTEARWLLDAGVQEMDVVMNVGLVRSGELAAATRDVAAVLAAVDGRVPVKVILEVGLLDEAQLRDAARVAVDAGAASLKTGTGWQGVPTTPAHVRVIREIAGGDREIKASGGIRSLAQLHALLDAGATRFGINTAYAVQLVAEATP; encoded by the coding sequence ATGTCCCCCGTTGAGCCCACCGGCCACGCGCTGGCCCGCATGATCGACATCAGTGCCGTACAGGCCCAGCACGGCCGGGCGGACGTGGAGGCGCTGGCCCGCCACGCCCTCGCCGGTGACTTCGTCGCCGCGCACGTCCTGCCGTCCTGGGTGCCGGTGCTGCGCCCGCTGCTCGACGGCTCGCACACCAACGCCGGATCCCCGGTCGGCTTCCCCTCCGGCGGCTCGGCCACCCCGGTTAAGGTGACCGAGGCCCGCTGGCTGCTCGACGCGGGCGTCCAGGAGATGGACGTGGTGATGAACGTCGGGCTGGTCCGCTCCGGCGAACTCGCCGCGGCCACCCGGGACGTCGCCGCCGTGCTGGCAGCCGTCGACGGCCGGGTGCCCGTCAAGGTCATCCTCGAGGTGGGCCTGCTCGACGAGGCCCAGTTGCGTGACGCGGCCCGGGTGGCGGTCGACGCCGGTGCCGCCTCCCTCAAGACCGGCACCGGCTGGCAGGGCGTGCCCACCACGCCCGCGCACGTCCGCGTGATCCGGGAGATCGCCGGCGGTGACCGCGAGATCAAGGCGTCCGGCGGCATCCGGTCGCTGGCCCAGCTCCACGCCCTGCTCGACGCCGGGGCGACCCGGTTCGGCATCAACACCGCGTACGCCGTCCAACTGGTCGCGGAGGCGACCCCGTGA
- a CDS encoding shikimate dehydrogenase, with protein MTPDDLRPATRPTMYFIGVSTTSSAIHRVFAAWRPLLGLDGVDLVGIDVPVGAEPEVYRKVVAHLRDDEHSRGALVTTHKLDLYAASRDLLRQVNDDAARLAETSALVARDGWIDGLALDTVTSQMALRSIVPAMAGRDVLVMGAGGAALALCDYFAHRAGDDAPARVTVTDIADQRLAAITADVATGDPAITWRTHRLAPGDVHDDLLVDLAPGALVVNATGMGKDRPGSPLSDAAVFPHGGYAWEFNYRGELGFLRQARNRAEADALTVSDGWRYFVHGWTRAIDAVFDLDIPTEGPDFERLYDAAQELR; from the coding sequence GTGACCCCCGACGATCTGCGGCCGGCCACCCGGCCGACGATGTACTTCATCGGCGTCAGCACCACGTCGTCGGCGATCCACCGGGTCTTCGCGGCCTGGCGTCCCCTCCTCGGCCTGGACGGGGTCGACCTCGTCGGCATCGACGTGCCGGTCGGCGCGGAGCCCGAGGTCTACCGGAAGGTCGTCGCGCACCTGCGCGACGACGAACACTCCCGCGGCGCGCTGGTGACCACCCACAAGCTCGACCTCTACGCGGCCAGCCGTGACCTGCTGCGGCAGGTCAACGACGACGCCGCCCGGCTGGCCGAGACCAGCGCGCTGGTGGCCCGGGACGGCTGGATCGACGGCCTCGCCCTGGACACCGTCACCAGCCAGATGGCCCTGCGGTCCATCGTGCCGGCGATGGCCGGCCGGGACGTGCTGGTCATGGGGGCCGGCGGAGCCGCCCTCGCGCTCTGCGACTACTTCGCCCACCGGGCCGGCGACGACGCCCCGGCCCGGGTGACCGTCACCGACATCGCCGACCAGCGGCTCGCCGCCATCACCGCCGACGTCGCCACCGGCGACCCGGCGATCACCTGGCGGACCCACCGCCTCGCTCCCGGCGACGTGCACGACGACCTGCTCGTCGACCTCGCCCCGGGCGCGCTGGTGGTCAACGCCACCGGCATGGGCAAGGACCGGCCCGGCTCCCCGCTCAGCGACGCGGCCGTCTTCCCGCACGGCGGGTACGCCTGGGAGTTCAACTACCGGGGGGAACTCGGCTTCCTGCGCCAGGCCCGGAACCGGGCCGAGGCCGACGCGCTCACCGTCTCCGACGGCTGGCGCTACTTCGTGCACGGCTGGACCCGGGCCATCGACGCCGTCTTCGACCTCGACATCCCCACCGAGGGACCGGACTTCGAGCGGCTCTACGACGCGGCGCAGGAGCTCCGATGA
- a CDS encoding MBL fold metallo-hydrolase, with the protein MTLRARWLGQAGFWLTTTGSDGDAHLLVDPYLSDSLARKYAGTTFPHVRMLPAPVAPADLPPLRAVLCSHAHTDHMDPDTLIPLMAAQPDLRLACPRAVRDEALRRSRAPRSRIDALAEGDRIDYGPFTVTAVPAAHEERVRDGNGDDHFLGYVVEASGVRVYHSGDCAPWDGQAERLTALAVDVALLPVNGRDAHRLAHGVPGNFDFAEAVDLCARAGIDTLVPHHWGMFDFNTVDPASFDLDAAARRGVTVRVPRHDGTLALAVAR; encoded by the coding sequence ATGACGTTGCGGGCGCGTTGGCTCGGGCAGGCCGGGTTCTGGCTCACCACCACCGGCTCCGACGGCGACGCGCACCTGCTCGTCGACCCGTACCTGTCGGACTCGCTGGCCCGCAAGTACGCCGGCACGACGTTCCCGCACGTCCGGATGCTCCCCGCCCCGGTCGCCCCGGCGGACCTGCCGCCACTGCGCGCGGTGCTCTGCTCGCACGCGCACACCGACCACATGGACCCGGACACCCTCATTCCGCTGATGGCCGCCCAGCCGGACCTCCGGCTGGCCTGCCCCCGCGCGGTGCGCGACGAGGCGCTGCGCCGCTCCCGCGCGCCCCGGTCGCGGATCGACGCCCTCGCCGAGGGCGACCGGATCGACTACGGCCCCTTCACCGTCACCGCGGTGCCGGCCGCCCACGAGGAACGCGTCCGGGACGGCAACGGCGACGACCACTTCCTCGGCTACGTCGTCGAGGCCAGCGGTGTCCGCGTCTACCACTCCGGCGACTGCGCCCCGTGGGACGGCCAGGCGGAACGGCTCACCGCGCTGGCCGTCGACGTGGCGCTGCTGCCGGTCAACGGGCGTGACGCGCACCGGCTCGCCCACGGGGTGCCCGGCAACTTCGACTTCGCCGAGGCCGTCGACCTCTGCGCGCGCGCCGGAATCGACACCCTGGTGCCACATCATTGGGGCATGTTTGACTTCAACACCGTCGATCCGGCCTCCTTCGACCTCGACGCCGCCGCCCGGCGCGGCGTCACGGTCCGCGTCCCCCGCCACGACGGCACCCTCGCCCTGGCGGTCGCCCGATGA
- a CDS encoding MurR/RpiR family transcriptional regulator — MNAGTVLERINKGLETLRRSERKVADAVLADPHGTVRMTLAELAETVGVSQPTIVRFANAIGCDGFHDFRIQLAQSVALGIPATQSVIEAQDDTATTVSKVFDFSITSLDHVRRHLDLTALDRAVAAIVAASRVVFIGLGASGIVAMDAEQKFPLLGVPCSAPIDTHQQFLAASTSTPSTVLVAISNTGRTASILDTVRVARDRGATVVGITGGLSPLAELSDIALIVESLDNTDVYTPTISRLAQLVVVDTIATMTLLRRGESALGDVRDMKTLLAQMRSGLPYQGVPERRELA, encoded by the coding sequence ATGAACGCCGGCACCGTGCTGGAGCGCATCAACAAGGGTCTGGAGACGCTGCGCCGCTCCGAGCGCAAGGTCGCCGACGCGGTGCTCGCCGACCCGCACGGGACGGTCCGGATGACGCTGGCCGAACTCGCCGAGACGGTCGGGGTCAGCCAGCCGACCATCGTCCGGTTCGCCAACGCGATCGGCTGCGACGGATTCCACGACTTCCGCATCCAGTTGGCGCAGAGCGTCGCGCTCGGCATCCCGGCCACCCAGTCGGTGATCGAGGCCCAGGACGACACGGCCACCACGGTCAGCAAGGTCTTCGACTTCTCGATCACCTCGCTCGACCACGTACGACGCCACCTCGACCTGACCGCCCTCGACCGGGCGGTGGCGGCCATCGTCGCCGCCAGTCGGGTCGTCTTCATCGGGCTCGGCGCCTCGGGCATCGTGGCGATGGACGCGGAACAGAAGTTCCCCCTGCTGGGGGTGCCCTGCTCGGCGCCGATCGACACGCACCAGCAGTTCCTCGCCGCCTCCACCAGCACCCCGTCGACCGTCCTGGTGGCCATCTCGAACACCGGTCGCACCGCCTCGATCCTGGACACCGTACGCGTCGCCCGGGACCGGGGGGCGACGGTCGTCGGGATCACCGGCGGGCTGTCCCCGCTGGCGGAGCTGAGCGACATCGCCCTGATCGTGGAGTCCCTCGACAACACCGACGTCTACACCCCGACGATCTCCCGGCTCGCCCAGCTCGTGGTCGTCGACACCATCGCCACGATGACCCTGCTCCGCCGGGGCGAGTCGGCGCTCGGGGACGTGCGCGACATGAAGACCCTGCTGGCGCAGATGCGGTCCGGACTGCCGTACCAGGGCGTCCCGGAACGGAGGGAGCTGGCATGA
- a CDS encoding xylulokinase: MSDVVLAVDLGTGGCKAALVDPAARVVATTFAAYPTTYPAPGRHEQRPADWWAAVVRSSRELLAADAGRHRVVAVGLSGHSLAMVPVDADGTPLLDTVPIWSDTRGEDAAAAYFADADETDWYARTGNGFPRGMYTVFKAAWLRAAHPDVAARTTRILGSKDWVNARLTGVQRTDPSYASGSGAYDLATRRMLPDVLAALGLPADWWPPVVPSTGVVGRLTPDAASATGLPAGVPVVAGGVDNSCMALGAGLDRPGEAYLSLGSSNWVTVAGAEPVLDPVGRPYVFDHVLPGLYVSALSTFGGGSSLTWLAALLGREADLDALLDEAAAVPVGADGLTCVPTLAGGTVAEGGPAVRGAYLGLDLGHTHGHLARALVEGIGFSLADAARTMLAGAPADREISATGGGARGGLLLQVLADLLGRPVSRPDDAQHGAALGAAALALLGTGTWTDTAPLRSTRRAALRVDPRPDLAAAYAAPRARFDAARAATRAHAAVTAADHDDQTPNQE; encoded by the coding sequence ATGAGCGACGTCGTGCTCGCCGTCGACCTCGGCACCGGAGGCTGCAAGGCCGCGCTCGTCGACCCGGCCGCCCGGGTGGTCGCCACCACCTTCGCCGCCTACCCCACCACCTACCCGGCACCGGGACGGCACGAGCAGCGCCCGGCGGACTGGTGGGCCGCGGTCGTCCGCTCGTCCCGGGAGCTGCTGGCCGCCGACGCCGGTCGGCACCGCGTCGTCGCGGTCGGGCTCTCCGGTCACAGCCTGGCCATGGTGCCGGTCGACGCGGACGGCACGCCGCTGCTGGACACGGTGCCGATCTGGTCCGACACCCGGGGGGAGGACGCGGCGGCGGCGTACTTCGCCGACGCCGACGAGACCGACTGGTACGCCCGCACCGGCAACGGCTTCCCGCGCGGCATGTACACCGTCTTCAAGGCCGCCTGGCTGCGCGCCGCGCACCCGGACGTCGCGGCCCGGACGACGCGCATCCTCGGCAGCAAGGACTGGGTCAACGCCCGGCTCACCGGAGTCCAGCGCACCGATCCCAGCTACGCCTCGGGCAGCGGCGCGTACGACCTCGCCACCCGTCGGATGCTGCCCGACGTGCTGGCCGCCCTCGGGCTGCCCGCCGACTGGTGGCCGCCGGTCGTGCCGTCGACCGGGGTGGTCGGCCGGCTCACCCCGGACGCCGCCTCCGCCACCGGCCTGCCCGCCGGGGTGCCCGTCGTGGCCGGCGGGGTCGACAACTCGTGCATGGCGCTCGGCGCGGGTCTGGACCGCCCCGGCGAGGCGTACCTCTCGCTGGGCTCGTCGAACTGGGTCACCGTGGCCGGGGCCGAGCCGGTGCTCGACCCGGTGGGCCGACCGTACGTCTTCGACCACGTCCTGCCCGGCCTGTACGTCTCGGCGCTGTCGACCTTCGGCGGCGGCAGCAGCCTGACCTGGCTGGCCGCCCTGCTCGGCCGGGAGGCCGACCTGGACGCCCTGCTCGACGAGGCCGCCGCCGTGCCGGTCGGCGCGGACGGGCTGACCTGCGTGCCAACCCTCGCCGGGGGGACCGTCGCCGAAGGCGGCCCGGCCGTGCGCGGCGCCTACCTGGGGCTGGACCTCGGACACACGCACGGCCACCTGGCCCGCGCCCTGGTCGAGGGCATCGGCTTCAGCCTGGCCGACGCCGCGCGCACGATGCTCGCCGGGGCGCCGGCCGACCGGGAGATCAGCGCCACCGGCGGTGGCGCCCGGGGCGGCCTGCTGCTCCAGGTGCTCGCCGACCTGCTCGGCCGCCCGGTCAGCCGCCCGGACGACGCGCAGCACGGGGCCGCGCTCGGTGCCGCCGCCCTCGCGCTGCTCGGCACCGGCACCTGGACGGACACCGCGCCCCTGCGGTCGACCCGGCGCGCGGCGCTGCGGGTCGACCCGCGCCCGGACCTCGCCGCCGCCTACGCCGCACCCCGTGCCCGGTTCGACGCCGCCCGCGCGGCGACCCGGGCGCACGCCGCCGTCACCGCGGCCGACCACGACGACCAAACACCGAACCAGGAGTAG
- a CDS encoding class II fructose-bisphosphate aldolase has product MPLADPRPILAAARSARHGVGAFNATLLEHAEALVSGAEAARAPLVLQISENAVRYHGGLRPLALAARALAEAATVPVALHLDHAEDVALVREAVDLGFTSVMYDGSRLPDDENRAVTRQVVAHCHAHDVAVEAELGEVGGKDGVHAPGVRTDPAEARRFCEETGVDALAVAVGTSHAMASRDAVVDLDLVAAIAELVPVPLVLHGSSGVDDETLRAVVARGMTKVNIATHLNKVFTGVVRDRLAADPKLLDARKYVAPARDAMAKEVERLITLLGPGTPEVRS; this is encoded by the coding sequence ATGCCCCTCGCCGACCCACGTCCCATCCTCGCCGCCGCCCGCAGCGCGCGACACGGCGTCGGGGCCTTCAACGCGACCCTGCTGGAACATGCCGAGGCCCTGGTCAGCGGGGCTGAGGCCGCCCGTGCGCCACTGGTGTTGCAGATCAGCGAGAACGCGGTCCGCTACCACGGCGGCCTGCGTCCCCTCGCGCTCGCCGCCCGCGCGCTCGCCGAGGCGGCGACGGTCCCCGTCGCGCTGCACCTCGACCACGCGGAGGACGTCGCCCTGGTCCGCGAGGCGGTGGACCTCGGGTTCACCTCGGTCATGTACGACGGCTCCCGACTGCCCGACGACGAGAACCGGGCGGTGACCCGGCAGGTCGTCGCGCACTGCCACGCCCACGACGTCGCGGTCGAGGCGGAACTCGGCGAGGTCGGCGGCAAGGACGGCGTCCACGCCCCGGGCGTGCGGACCGACCCCGCCGAGGCCCGCCGGTTCTGCGAGGAGACCGGCGTCGACGCGCTCGCCGTCGCGGTCGGCACCTCGCACGCGATGGCCTCCCGCGACGCGGTGGTCGACCTGGACCTGGTCGCCGCGATCGCCGAACTGGTGCCGGTGCCCCTGGTGCTGCACGGTTCCTCCGGCGTGGACGACGAGACCCTGCGGGCCGTGGTGGCCCGGGGGATGACGAAGGTCAACATCGCCACCCACCTCAACAAGGTGTTCACCGGCGTGGTGCGTGACCGGCTCGCCGCCGACCCGAAGCTGCTCGACGCGCGCAAGTACGTCGCCCCGGCCCGGGACGCCATGGCAAAGGAGGTCGAGCGCCTGATCACGCTGCTCGGACCGGGCACACCGGAGGTGCGGTCGTGA